Below is a window of Picosynechococcus sp. PCC 7002 DNA.
ACGAATATTTAGAACGGCAAAATCACTACGCGGGTGATCAAGCAGATCTCCGCATTTGGCGCGGCACAGGCTCCGCCCACCCGGAACTGTTGGAATTTATGAAAAAAGGGGAAACCTTTAAATCCTCTAAACTCTTCCATCACTTGTTCCACGACCGGATCAACATGGAATTCGCCGAAGCTTGTATGCGGGCAATGTTGTGGCATGGGCGGGACATGGGCCTGGGTAAATTTGATGCCTATCTCGATTCCGACGAATACAAAGCCAACGCCGACCGCGCGATCAAAGCCTATTTCAAAAAAAACCCGGTCATGTTGGGCTTGTATAAACTTTTCCCCGATATGTTCCTGGAGCAGGTGCGCGAACTCTCCTATTACGCCAACCTCGGACTGTTTTGGGAAGTAATGGCCCCCGTCTTCTTTGAAATGTCTGATATCTACGATGAAGGTGGATTTAAGGGTGTACCCGATGCGATGAATTTTTTGGTGAATGGCATTTTTGCGATCGCCGGTCGCCCCATTTACCACCACGTTTATATTGATGGCGAATGTTTTGAAATTATTCCCAAATCCAAAGGCTTTACTTGGCTCTATGAGGCTGCCTTACCCTACGTCGAAGCCGTGTTTTACCGCACCGCGCCTTTCCGGGGGACAAAATCCTACAACGCCCAGGCCCACGAAGTGCCCGACGCGCAAAAGGATTTCCACTACGGTATTTTGTATGCCGATGTATTTCCCGTAGGAACCGCCGGTATTCCGCCGACATTGTTGATGGATGATATGTATCATTTCCTGCCGCAATATCTGAAGGATTACTACAAGGAACATTGCCGGGGCGAGGATGATGAGTTGATCCAATTGGGTATTACCTTCCAGCGGTCGATGTACAACGTCACCTCTGCGGTGATTCAAGCCCTACGGACAGCCTTGCTTTATCCATTAGATGATCCCAATCCGAAACATTTACAGAAAAACCGTGAATTTTTTGAAGCCCAAATGGATCGTTTTCTCCGGCCAGAAGCCCGCTTACGGGACATTCAAAACGCAGAATATCGTTAATCTATTTTGAATTTCTTTTATTTAGTCAATCGGAGCTTAAACAATGCCAAGTATTGTGGATATTGCGGTTAATAATGAGGGTTTTTCAACCCTTGTGGCCGCCGTGCAAGCCGCAGGTTTAGTGGAAACTTTAGCCGGAGAAGGGGATTTTACCGTCTTTGCGCCCAACGATGACGCTTTCGCCAAATTGCCCCCCGGCACGATTCAAACCCTTGTGCAAAATCCGCCCCAGTTAGCGCGTATTCTCACTTATCACGTCGCGGCGGGACGGTTAACTAAGGATGATTTAATCAAACTTGGGGAAGTGACTTCCATCGAAGGTTCCCCCATTCCCATTAATGGTGAAGATGATTTTGAGGTCAAAAATGCAACGGTTTTAGCGGCTGACATCGAAGCTGACAATGGCATTATTCATGTAATTGATAATGTTATTTTGATGGGCTAATTTTTCTAGAATCAAAAAACAAAAAGGCTTCTATCTATAACGGATTAAGAAGCCTCTTTTTTTTGACTATTTAAACTAATTTTAGGGAGTGATGATCGCGGTGAGTTTTTCTTCGTATTGTTGCAGATCTAACGCCCCAGAGAAGGTTTCAAATTTTCCGGTTTCAGTCGAAGCTAAAATAAAGAAAGGTGTACCGTTTAGACCCAACTGTTGAGCCAGTTCAAGATCCTGTTGGATAGCCGGTTGGGCATTTTGGCGATCGCCTTCAAACTTTTCTAGATCCAGACCTAGAT
It encodes the following:
- a CDS encoding CO2 hydration protein, whose amino-acid sequence is MITTKIPPSTHPHADVIHRLEAGGSMLPDTPENLMQIIGIYKAYAVPMDFYWRDLLYIAEQVFLEPFRFFKYFISDEYLERQNHYAGDQADLRIWRGTGSAHPELLEFMKKGETFKSSKLFHHLFHDRINMEFAEACMRAMLWHGRDMGLGKFDAYLDSDEYKANADRAIKAYFKKNPVMLGLYKLFPDMFLEQVRELSYYANLGLFWEVMAPVFFEMSDIYDEGGFKGVPDAMNFLVNGIFAIAGRPIYHHVYIDGECFEIIPKSKGFTWLYEAALPYVEAVFYRTAPFRGTKSYNAQAHEVPDAQKDFHYGILYADVFPVGTAGIPPTLLMDDMYHFLPQYLKDYYKEHCRGEDDELIQLGITFQRSMYNVTSAVIQALRTALLYPLDDPNPKHLQKNREFFEAQMDRFLRPEARLRDIQNAEYR
- a CDS encoding fasciclin domain-containing protein, which encodes MPSIVDIAVNNEGFSTLVAAVQAAGLVETLAGEGDFTVFAPNDDAFAKLPPGTIQTLVQNPPQLARILTYHVAAGRLTKDDLIKLGEVTSIEGSPIPINGEDDFEVKNATVLAADIEADNGIIHVIDNVILMG